The Candidatus Deferrimicrobiaceae bacterium region CGGAACGGTAACCCGACCGACGCCGAGCGCGCCACGCTGGGCCGGCTGGAACTGTGGACCGATGATCCGGACGCCGAGCGGACCGACATGGCCGGCCTCGTCGACCGCACCAATGCCGCAAGCCGCCGTTTCGCCGCGACGGTCGTCCTGACGCTGGACTGCAACCTGGCGTGCCCCTACTGCTTCGAGGGGAATTTTCGCGACGGGGGGACCATGGACGAGGCCACCGCCCGTCTGCTGGTGGAAGTCGTCGTCCGGGAACAGATCGGCCGGGGACGCGACGTGGAGATCCGCTTCTATGGCGGCGAGCCGCTGATGGCGGTCCCCCGCCTGAAGGCGATCGCCCGGCCGTTGCAGGCGGCGGCCGCTTCGCACGGAACGCAATTTTCCATGAGCCTGGTCACCAACGGCACGCTGCTGACCCGCCCGCGGGTCGAGGAACTGCTTCCGCTGGGACTGGCCGGCGCCCAGGTCACGCTGGACGGCTCTGCGGCGATCCACGACCGGCAGCGCCCGTACGCCTCCGGCCACGGGAGCTACCGGGATATCCTGGCCAACGTCGCCGCGGTCCACGATCTCGTGCCGCTCAAGCTCGGCGGCAATTTCAACCCCGACAATTACCGCGATTTTCCACGGATGCTGGACGACCTGCTGGCTGCCGGGGTCGCCCCCGCCCGGCTCGGCCCGGTCCAGTTCGCCCCGATCCTGCCCAGGTCGGGACGCCCGGCGGTCGGTGACGTCTGCGGGTGCGTTTCGGCCGGAGACGACCCGTGGCGAATCGATGCGGCGCTGTTCCTGCGGGAGGAGACGCTGAAGCGGGGCTTCGCGGTGGACAAGCCGGCGATGGGAATCTGCATGGTCGAGCTGGAAAACCGCTGGGTGGTCGACCGGAACGGGGCGCTGTACAAGTGCCCCGCATTCATGGGGTGGCCGGAAATGGCCGTGGGTACCTTGGCGGAGGGGATCGGCGATTTCCGCGACTCCCACCGCCTCGGATTCTGGCAGGAAGACCGATGCCTCGACTGCCGCTACCTGCCGCTTTGCTTCGGCGGCTGCCGGCTCCTTCCCATGCTTCGCGAGGGAGCCATCGACGAACCCGATTGCCGGAAGGCGTATTACGACGCCGCCCTGGAGAAGATCGTCCGGATGGACCAACGGTACCGAATTCAGGCCCGGTGATCTCCCGATCGCCCCTGCCACGCGCCGGAGCGATGCCCTTCCGGGTTACGGCAGGCGGCCGGCCTTTCGGAGCGTGTCGAGGATCTCGCGGATTTTGGGCAGCGCCGCCGTGGCGGCCTTCTCGCCCTCGAAAATGGCGTCGTTGCGCCTCGTGAAATCGCCCGAGGCGATGTGGCCGACCTTGGGACGGATGACGACGTCGGCCTTCTCGAGCTGCCGCTCGGACAGGCGGGCGTACATGATGTTGACGGAGGTGAGGATGGCGTCGATCGTGCCGGTGGGGTCGGGGTTGTCCTTGCCGCCGCCGGAGATGTCGACGGCGATGACGACGTCGGCGCCCATGCGCCGGGCCGCGTCGACCGCGACCGGGCTGACGACCCCGCCGTCGATGTAGAGCGCGTCGCCGATCCGGACCGGGCGAAAAACGCCGGGCACCGAACAGGATGCGCGGACCGCCTGCCCCGTGTTGCCCCGGCCGAAGACCGTCTCCTGACCCTTGTGCAGGTCGGTCGCCACCGCGTAGAACGGGATCTTGAGCTTCTCGATCGGGACGTTGTTCACCGCCTTGTTGACGAACGCCTCGAGCTTCTCGCCCTTGACGAAGCCGACGTCGGGGATGCCCAGATCGGCCACGTCGTCGCGCTCAATGGCGAGCGCCATCTTCTGGAGCGTGAAGGCATCGTACCCCGAGGCGTAGAGCGCCCCGACGAAGCTGCCGGCGCTCGTGCCCACGACCATGTCGATCGGAATTTTCTGGGACTCGAGCACCTTGAGCACGCCGATGTGGGCGAATCCCTTGGCGGCGCCGGAGCCGAGCGCCACGGCGATGCGGGCCGGCCGCGGGGGCGGCGCGACGACCACCGGCGGGGTGGGCGTGTGGGCGCAGGCGGACAGGAACGCGCCCGCCGCCAGGATGAAGGAACGGAACCTGCTCTTCATGTCGTCGATGACGGGCATGGCGGCGCCCCCTCCGGGATGGCGGTCAACTGCGGTACCCCGCGTTGCAGTCGATATAAGCGTGCGTCAGGTCTGAAAAATAAACGTAGTGGCTGCCTGGACCGGGTCCGAGGTCGACGCGGATCTCGTAGGCCTCTTTCCGGATCTTGGGCGCGGCGCGCCGTTCGGCCGCGGTATCGATGACCATGCCCGGCTTGAGCACGGTCTCGCCCGCGAACGAGACCGAGGCGCGGTCCTGGTCCATCGGGATGCCGGCCCTCCCCACGGCCGCGATGACGCGCCCCCAGTTGGCGTCGGCGCCGGCGACCATCGTCTTGACCAGCGGGGAGGTCGCGACCGCCCGCGTCGCCTTCTCGGCGTCGGCGTCGTTGCGCGCCCCCGTGACGGCGATGCGCACCACGCGCGTCGCTCCCTCGCCGTCGCGCACGATCATGAGCGCGAGGTCGAGCAGCAGGTCGTGGACCGCCGCGGCGAACGCCGCCAGGTCGTCGCCGGAAAGCGGCGGCAGCCCGCACGCCCCGTTGGCGAAGATGGCGGCGGTGTCGTTGGTGCTCGTGTCGCCGTCGACCACGATACGGTTGAAGGAGCGGTCGACCGAGTCGCGGAAGAGGCGCTTGAGGTCTGCGACCGCGACGGCGGCGTCGGTGAACAGGTAGGCGAGCATGGTGCCCATGTTGGGGGCGATCATTCCGGCGCCCTTCGCGATGCCGCCGACCGTGACCGTGCCGCCGGACAGCTTGACCTTCCGGATGCCGCGCTTGGGGAAGGCGTCGGTGGTCATGATCGCGTCGGCCGCCTGCAGGATGCCGTCGACGGCAAGCGACCCGACCAGGTCGGGCATCGCGTCGACGATCTTGTCGACCGGGAGCTGGACGCCGATGACGCCGGTGGACGAGACGAGGAGCGAATCCTTCGGCAGCGCCAGCGCCGCGCACGCCGCCGCGGCCGTGTCGCGCACGGCCGCAAGACCGTCGGCGCCCGTGCAGGCGTTGGCGTTTCCGCTGTTGGCCACGATGCCGCGCAAGGCCGCCGTGCGCCCTTTAAGCGCCTTGCCCCAGGCGACGGGCGCGGCGAACACCTTGTTCTTCGTGAACACGACGTCGGACACGCACGGCCGGTCGGAAACGACCAGCGCCAGGTCGGGCTTGCCCGACTTCTTGAGGCCGCACGCCATGCCGGCCCCGCGGAAGCCCGGAACACGCAGCGTTTTAACCGGTTTCATCGGAAACCCTCCTACATGCCCTGCCCGTGGCATTTCTTGTATTTCTTGCCGGAGCCGCACGGGCACGGATCGTTGCGCCCGATCTTGTCCTGGGAGTGCACCTGCGTCTTGTTGCCCGCCTTCGCGATCTCGCCGTGGGACATGTTGACCCGCTTGGGCTGGACGGGCGCCTTGATCGGCGCCACCGGCTGGTCGCTCTCGCGCTGGACCTGGACACGGTAAAGGCGCCGCAGCGACTCTTCCTTCATCCGGCCGACGAGGTCGGCGAACAGCTCGAAGCCCTGCTTCTGGTATTCCTTCAGCGGATCCTTCTGCGCGTAGCCCTGCAGCCCGATCCCTTCCTTGAGGTGGTCCATCGAGAGCAGGTGGTCTTTCCATTGCTGGTCGAGCGTGGAAAGGATGAACATGCGCTCCATATACCGCATGAGCTCGGGGCCGTTCTCGGCCTCCTTCTGCTTGTAGAATTCGGCCGCGGCCTCGTTCACCGACTCGACCAGGGCGGGCACCTTGAGCGTCGGGACGGCCTCCTTAAGGATCTCGGGACGGATGCCGAACTGGGCGTTGACCGCCTCGCGCAGCCCGACGAGGTCCCACGACTCGGGATAGCTCTTCTCGTCGCAGAAGCGGTGGACGATTTCGTCGAGGACCTCCTCGGTCATCTCCGAGATCATGCCGGACAGATCTTCGCCCGAGAGCACTTCCTTGCGCATGTCGTAGATGACGGTGCGCTGCCGGTTCATGACGTCGTCGTATTCGAGCAGGTGCTTGCGGATCTCGAAGTTGTGCCCCTCGACCTTCTTCTGGGCGTTCTCGACCGCGCGGTTGATGAGCCCGTGCTCGATCGGCTCGCCTTCCTCCATGCCCAGCTTTTCCATGAGCGGGCTGATCCGCTCGCCCCCGAAGATGCGGAGCAGGTCGTCCTCGAGAGACAGGAAGAAGCGGGACGAGCCCGGGTCGCCCTGGCGCCCCGCGCGGCCGCGAAGCTGGTTGTCGACGCGGCGGGACTCGTGCCGCTCGGTGC contains the following coding sequences:
- the gptM gene encoding geopeptide radical SAM maturase, which produces MPLSRYHVCFSDPDRPGFSLLYSTKKGSLVRLADRRIAAIRNGNPTDAERATLGRLELWTDDPDAERTDMAGLVDRTNAASRRFAATVVLTLDCNLACPYCFEGNFRDGGTMDEATARLLVEVVVREQIGRGRDVEIRFYGGEPLMAVPRLKAIARPLQAAAASHGTQFSMSLVTNGTLLTRPRVEELLPLGLAGAQVTLDGSAAIHDRQRPYASGHGSYRDILANVAAVHDLVPLKLGGNFNPDNYRDFPRMLDDLLAAGVAPARLGPVQFAPILPRSGRPAVGDVCGCVSAGDDPWRIDAALFLREETLKRGFAVDKPAMGICMVELENRWVVDRNGALYKCPAFMGWPEMAVGTLAEGIGDFRDSHRLGFWQEDRCLDCRYLPLCFGGCRLLPMLREGAIDEPDCRKAYYDAALEKIVRMDQRYRIQAR
- a CDS encoding patatin-like phospholipase family protein, with amino-acid sequence MPVIDDMKSRFRSFILAAGAFLSACAHTPTPPVVVAPPPRPARIAVALGSGAAKGFAHIGVLKVLESQKIPIDMVVGTSAGSFVGALYASGYDAFTLQKMALAIERDDVADLGIPDVGFVKGEKLEAFVNKAVNNVPIEKLKIPFYAVATDLHKGQETVFGRGNTGQAVRASCSVPGVFRPVRIGDALYIDGGVVSPVAVDAARRMGADVVIAVDISGGGKDNPDPTGTIDAILTSVNIMYARLSERQLEKADVVIRPKVGHIASGDFTRRNDAIFEGEKAATAALPKIREILDTLRKAGRLP
- the argJ gene encoding bifunctional glutamate N-acetyltransferase/amino-acid acetyltransferase ArgJ, with the translated sequence MKPVKTLRVPGFRGAGMACGLKKSGKPDLALVVSDRPCVSDVVFTKNKVFAAPVAWGKALKGRTAALRGIVANSGNANACTGADGLAAVRDTAAAACAALALPKDSLLVSSTGVIGVQLPVDKIVDAMPDLVGSLAVDGILQAADAIMTTDAFPKRGIRKVKLSGGTVTVGGIAKGAGMIAPNMGTMLAYLFTDAAVAVADLKRLFRDSVDRSFNRIVVDGDTSTNDTAAIFANGACGLPPLSGDDLAAFAAAVHDLLLDLALMIVRDGEGATRVVRIAVTGARNDADAEKATRAVATSPLVKTMVAGADANWGRVIAAVGRAGIPMDQDRASVSFAGETVLKPGMVIDTAAERRAAPKIRKEAYEIRVDLGPGPGSHYVYFSDLTHAYIDCNAGYRS